One Glycine soja cultivar W05 chromosome 2, ASM419377v2, whole genome shotgun sequence genomic region harbors:
- the LOC114396033 gene encoding probable inactive receptor kinase At5g58300: MKFQFHAVPFVLLSFTVSLFGLIEADLNSDKQALLEFFSNVPHAPRLNWSESTPICTSWAGVTCNQNGTSVIEIHLPGAGFKGSIPENSLGKLDSLKILSLHSNGLRGNLPSDILSIPSLQYVNLQQNNFSGLIPSSISPKLIALDISSNNFSGSIPTTFQNLSRLTWLYLQNNSISGAIPDFKNLTSLKYLNLSYNNLNGSIPNSINNYPYTSFVGNSHLCGPPLNNCSKASNPSSSTSSLSPSHSPVSQPLSPAETPQNRTATTSKSYFGLATILALAIGGCAFISLLVLIIFVCCLKRTKSESSGILTGKAPCAGKAEISKGFGSGVEEAEKNKLFFFEGCSYSFDLEDLLKASAEVLGKGSYGTTYRAALEDGTTVVVKRLREVLVGKKEFEQQMEVVGRIGRHPNVMPLRAYYYSKDEKLLVYDYISRGSLFSLLHGNRGMGRAPLDWDSRMKIALGAAKGIASIHTDHMDSKLTHGNIKSSNVLINQQHDGCITDVGLTPMMSTQSTMSRANGYRAPEVTEYRRITQKSDVYSFGVLLLELLTGKAPLGYPGYEDMVDLPRWVRSVVREEWTAEVFDEELLRGQYFEEEMVQMLQIALACVAKVSDNRPTMDETVRNIEEIRLPELKNRNTSSESDSNVQTP; this comes from the exons ATGAAGTTCCAATTCCATGCAGTTCCATTTGTTCTACTAAGCTTCACAGTGTCTCTCTTTGGCCTAATTGAGGCTGACTTGAACTCTGACAAACAAGCTCTTCTTGAGTTCTTTTCCAATGTTCCGCATGCCCCAAGGCTAAACTGGAGTGAGTCCACTCCAATTTGCACATCTTGGGCTGGTGTCACTTGCAACCAAAATGGAACTAGTGTCATTGAAATCCATCTTCCAGGGGCTGGATTCAAAGGCTCGATTCCAGAGAACAGCCTAGGAAAACTTGATTCTCTTAAAATCCTGAGCCTTCATTCCAATGGCCTTAGAGGAAACCTTCCTTCTGACATTCTCTCCATTCCTTCACTCCAATATGTAAACCTGCAGCAGAATAACTTCTCAGGCCTAATCCCTTCCTCTATCTCACCAAAACTCATAGCATTGGATATTTCCTCTAACAACTTCTCTGGCAGTATTCCAACTACCTTTCAGAATCTTAGTAGACTCACCTGGTTGTATCTCCAAAACAATTCAATCTCTGGAGCTATCCCTGACTTTAAAAACCTTACAAGTCTCAAGTATTTGAATTTGAGCTATAACAACTTGAATGGCTCAATTCCAAATTCCATCAACAATTATCCATACACTTCTTTTGTTGGAAACTCTCACTTGTGTGGACCACCTCTCAATAACTGTTCTAAAGCTTCCAATCCATCTTCTTCTACTTcctctctttctccttctcatTCTCCTGTTTCTCAACCACTCTCTCCAGCAGAAACTCCACAAAATAGAACTGCTACCACTTCAAAGAGTTACTTTGGCCTAGCTACTATACTTGCTCTAGCAATTGGAGGCTGTGCCTTTATCTCCCTCCTAGTTTTGATCATCTTTGTATGCTGTTTGAAGAGGACCAAGAGTGAAAGCAGCGGCATACTGACAGGAAAGGCACCTTGTGCTGGaaaggctgagatttcaaaggGTTTTGGGAGTGGAGTGGAAGAGGCTGAAAAGAACAAGTTGTTCTTCTTTGAAGGTTGCTCTTACAGTTTTGACCTTGAAGACTTGTTAAAGGCTTCAGCTGAAGTTCTTGGAAAGGGGAGCTATGGAACAACATATAGAGCTGCTTTGGAGGATGGAACAACAGTGGTGGTTAAAAGGTTAAGGGAAGTTCTAGTTGGAAAGAAAGAGTTTGAGCAACAGATGGAGGTTGTAGGAAGAATTGGAAGGCACCCGAATGTCATGCCCCTTAGAGCTTATTACTATTCCAAAGATGAGAAACTTCTAGTCTATGACTACATTTCCAGAGGCAGCTTGTTTTCCTTGTTGCATG GAAACAGAGGCATGGGAAGAGCTCCGTTAGACTgggattcaagaatgaagattgCACTTGGAGCTGCAAAGGGAATTGCTTCCATTCACACTGATCACATGGACTCAAAACTTACTCATGGCAACATCAAGTCTTCCAATGTGCTCATAAACCAACAACATGATGGCTGCATCACTGATGTAGGACTCACTCCTATGATGAGCACTCAATCAACCATGTCAAGAGCCAATGGCTACCGTGCTCCCGAAGTAACCGAGTACCGGAGGATCACTCAGAAGTCTGATGTTTACAGCTTTGGGGTGCTCCTATTAGAACTGCTCACTGGCAAGGCGCCACTAGGATATCCTGGCTATGAGGACATGGTTGATCTTCCTAGGTGGGTGAGGTCTgtggttcgtgaggaatggacGGCTGAAGTTTTCGACGAGGAACTTCTTAGAGGGCAGTATTTTGAAGAGGAGATGGTGCAGATGCTTCAGATTGCACTTGCCTGTGTGGCAAAGGTATCAGATAATAGGCCAACAATGGATGAAACTGTTAGGAACATAGAGGAAATTAGGCTTCCTGAATTGAAGAACCGTAACACATCATCTGAATCTGATTCTAATGTACAAACTCCATGA
- the LOC114376553 gene encoding uncharacterized protein LOC114376553 produces the protein MKFAQFIKNKYLLQADKCSKFFHALIKRNRHNRFIAAIRLEDGHNTSSQDEIALAFVNHFRNLFSAHELTHIPSISICNRGPKVPTDCFAALLCPTSKQEVWNVISVMDNNKAPGPDGFNVLFFKKAWNIIGDDIFAAVNEFFTTGKILKQLNHAIIALIPKHDQTS, from the coding sequence ATGAAATTTGCTCAGttcatcaaaaacaaatatctCCTACAGGCTGATAAATGCTCTAAATTCTTTCATGCTTTAATCAAGCGCAACAGACACAACCGGTTTATTGCTGCCATAAGGCTAGAGGATGGGCATAACACTTCCTCCCAAGATGAAATTGCCCTTGCTTTTGTGAATCACTTTAGGAATTTGTTTAGTGCTCATGAGCTGACCCACATTCCTTCCATTTCGATCTGCAACAGGGGTCCTAAGGTTCCCACCGATTGCTTTGCGGCCTTACTTTGTCCTACTTctaagcaagaggtttggaacgTTATTTCTGTGATGGATAACAATAAAGCTCCTGGGCCAGATGGTTTCAATGttttattcttcaagaaggcttGGAATATCATTGGTGATGATATCTTTGCAGCGGTTAATGAATTCTTTACAACTGGAAAAATTCTAAAGCAACTCAACCATGCTATTATTGCGCTTATTCCTAAGCATGATCAGACCTCCTAG